In Sphingobacterium zeae, one genomic interval encodes:
- a CDS encoding S8 family peptidase, with product MNLKKSLYLITLGALPLFSFGQSDTIPANWFNLDYKTDGVMGISTEKTYKTLLKGKKSIPVIVAVLDGGVDIHHEDLKDVLWINTKDSLSNGEDNDSNGYINDKYGWNFIGNADGKNVQFDNLELTRLLKELDQKFANITAASELNDVGQKAFANYRKMTAEYKNKLEEAKMGQFSYDALKRNIDAVVREIGKKPEEITQEDIDNFKATSSTQRIALGYAKDEIQNGGFAKFFNDITEGAKYFNNQVDYHLNKTYNSRSIVGDDYEDASERYYGNADVKGPDALHGSHVAGIIGAKRNNNIGINGVADNVKILTVRLVPDGDERDKDVANAIRYATDNGAKVINMSFGKGYAYNKQTVDDAIKYAESKDVLMIHAAGNDSEDNDIEPNFPMKYYTDAKGDTTGVANAWITVGATSLRLDSELLADFSNYGKKTVDVFAPGVRINSTIPDSKYKEEQGTSMAAPVVAGLAAMIRSYYPTLSAVETKKIIMESVEKPDQLVKVKVGEGATKTVRLADISVTGGIANAYNAIIKAEEYTNRKKK from the coding sequence ATGAATTTAAAGAAATCACTATATCTCATTACTTTAGGCGCTTTACCACTCTTTTCTTTTGGGCAGTCGGATACCATTCCAGCAAATTGGTTCAATTTGGATTATAAAACGGATGGGGTTATGGGAATCAGTACCGAAAAAACATATAAAACTTTGTTGAAAGGGAAAAAATCTATCCCAGTCATTGTTGCTGTACTGGATGGTGGGGTGGATATTCATCATGAAGATCTCAAAGATGTGCTGTGGATTAATACGAAAGATAGTCTCTCCAATGGTGAGGACAATGATAGCAATGGTTATATCAACGATAAATACGGCTGGAATTTTATTGGAAACGCTGATGGAAAGAATGTTCAGTTTGACAACTTGGAATTGACAAGGCTGCTTAAGGAATTGGATCAAAAATTTGCTAATATCACAGCTGCATCTGAGCTCAATGACGTAGGCCAAAAAGCCTTCGCCAACTATAGAAAGATGACTGCTGAATATAAAAATAAACTCGAAGAAGCGAAAATGGGACAGTTTTCATATGATGCGCTCAAACGCAACATAGATGCTGTTGTTCGTGAAATCGGCAAGAAACCCGAAGAGATCACGCAAGAAGATATAGACAATTTTAAAGCAACCTCGAGCACCCAACGAATTGCGCTTGGCTATGCAAAAGATGAAATACAAAATGGTGGTTTCGCTAAGTTTTTCAATGATATTACCGAAGGAGCTAAATATTTCAATAACCAGGTAGATTACCATTTAAATAAAACGTACAATTCCCGATCTATCGTTGGAGATGATTACGAAGATGCTTCGGAGCGGTATTATGGTAATGCTGATGTGAAAGGTCCAGACGCATTACATGGAAGCCATGTGGCGGGAATTATTGGCGCAAAACGTAATAACAATATTGGTATTAATGGAGTAGCAGACAATGTTAAGATACTCACCGTTAGACTTGTCCCCGATGGTGATGAACGCGATAAAGATGTGGCAAATGCGATTCGTTACGCAACAGACAACGGCGCAAAAGTAATTAATATGAGCTTCGGAAAGGGTTACGCCTATAATAAACAGACCGTAGATGATGCAATCAAATATGCTGAATCAAAAGATGTATTGATGATCCATGCTGCAGGTAATGACAGTGAAGATAACGATATTGAGCCTAATTTTCCGATGAAATATTATACTGATGCAAAAGGTGATACAACCGGTGTCGCCAATGCTTGGATCACAGTAGGTGCCACTAGCCTCCGCCTAGACAGCGAACTTCTCGCAGATTTCTCCAATTATGGCAAAAAAACTGTCGATGTATTTGCACCTGGTGTCCGCATCAATTCAACCATACCCGATTCGAAGTATAAAGAAGAACAGGGTACCAGTATGGCTGCTCCCGTTGTTGCTGGTTTAGCCGCAATGATCCGTTCTTATTATCCAACTTTGAGTGCTGTCGAAACCAAAAAGATTATTATGGAATCTGTAGAAAAGCCAGATCAGCTGGTAAAAGTGAAAGTTGGTGAAGGTGCAACAAAAACAGTTCGCTTAGCAGATATATCGGTCACTGGCGGTATTGCCAATGCCTACAATGCCATCATTAAAGCGGAGGAATATACCAACAGAAAGAAAAAATAA
- the nth gene encoding endonuclease III, whose protein sequence is MLKQERYKAFVDYFSKNSPDAQTELNYGNAFELLVAVILSAQCTDKRINQVTPKLFERYPDAHSLAASSVDEVFSYIRSVSYPNNKAKHLVGMAKMLLDQFDNKVPEKIEDLVKLPGVGRKTANVISSVVYHNPAMAVDTHVFRVANRLGLTYRATTPLAVEKQLVKNLPKDTIAIAHHWLILHGRYICLARKPRCEKCPITYMCKYFEKNHRIKSISDEPEIKS, encoded by the coding sequence ATGTTAAAACAAGAACGATACAAGGCTTTCGTAGATTATTTCTCCAAAAATAGTCCTGATGCACAGACAGAACTCAATTATGGTAATGCATTTGAATTACTTGTTGCGGTTATTTTATCTGCCCAGTGCACAGATAAAAGAATCAATCAGGTCACGCCCAAATTGTTCGAGCGCTACCCCGATGCACATAGCTTGGCAGCTTCTAGCGTAGACGAAGTATTTAGCTATATACGATCGGTAAGCTATCCGAATAACAAAGCTAAACACCTAGTGGGCATGGCTAAAATGCTACTTGATCAGTTCGACAATAAGGTGCCGGAAAAAATTGAGGATCTTGTAAAACTTCCCGGCGTCGGTCGAAAAACTGCTAACGTCATTTCTTCTGTCGTCTACCATAATCCAGCTATGGCCGTAGATACCCATGTTTTTCGCGTAGCAAATCGTTTAGGCCTAACCTATCGCGCCACAACGCCGTTGGCCGTGGAAAAACAATTGGTAAAAAATTTGCCTAAAGATACCATTGCGATTGCGCATCACTGGTTAATCTTACATGGTCGATACATCTGTCTCGCCCGAAAACCGCGCTGTGAGAAATGCCCAATTACTTATATGTGTAAATATTTTGAAAAAAACCATCGTATCAAAAGTATTTCGGATGAGCCAGAAATAAAAAGCTAA
- the recA gene encoding recombinase RecA, which translates to MSNTDKLKALQLTLDKLEKNFGKGSIMKLGDTAVEPIEAISTGSLGLDIALGIGGVPKGRIIEIYGPESSGKTTLATHIVAEAQKKGGIAAIIDAEHAFDKYYAQKLGVDVENLLISQPDNGEQGLEIADNLIRSGAIDVIVIDSVAALVPKGEIEGEMGDSKMGLQARLMSQALRKLTGTISKTNCCCIFINQLREKIGVMFGNPETTTGGNALKFYSSVRLDIRRTSQIKDSDEVSGNRVKVKIVKNKVAPPFRIAEFDIIFGEGISKVGEIIDLGVEYGIIKKAGSWFSYGDTKLGQGRDAVKSLLFDNPDLMDELEGKIRAEVTGEDPMLNVDENED; encoded by the coding sequence ATGAGCAACACAGATAAACTAAAAGCGTTACAGCTGACGTTAGATAAATTAGAGAAGAACTTTGGAAAAGGTTCAATTATGAAATTAGGAGATACTGCTGTTGAGCCTATTGAGGCTATCTCTACAGGATCTCTTGGTTTGGATATCGCCTTAGGGATAGGTGGTGTACCAAAAGGCCGTATCATTGAAATCTATGGACCGGAATCTTCCGGTAAAACTACTTTAGCAACACACATTGTTGCCGAAGCACAGAAAAAAGGTGGTATTGCAGCTATCATCGATGCTGAACATGCTTTTGATAAATACTACGCTCAAAAATTAGGCGTAGATGTGGAGAACTTATTGATTTCTCAACCAGATAACGGCGAGCAAGGTTTAGAAATTGCGGATAATTTAATCCGTTCTGGAGCAATCGATGTTATTGTTATTGACTCTGTTGCAGCTTTGGTACCAAAAGGAGAAATTGAAGGTGAAATGGGTGACTCTAAGATGGGACTTCAAGCTCGTTTAATGTCCCAAGCTTTACGTAAACTGACGGGTACAATTTCAAAAACAAACTGCTGTTGTATTTTCATTAACCAGCTGCGTGAAAAAATTGGTGTAATGTTTGGGAACCCAGAAACGACAACTGGTGGTAATGCACTTAAATTCTATTCTTCTGTCCGTTTAGATATCCGTCGTACATCACAGATCAAAGATTCTGATGAAGTATCGGGTAACCGCGTAAAAGTAAAAATTGTAAAAAATAAAGTAGCCCCTCCATTCCGTATCGCAGAGTTTGATATCATTTTTGGTGAAGGTATCTCGAAGGTCGGTGAAATCATTGATTTGGGTGTTGAATACGGCATCATCAAAAAGGCAGGCTCTTGGTTTAGCTATGGTGACACGAAACTTGGGCAAGGCCGGGATGCTGTGAAATCCTTGTTATTCGACAACCCTGATTTAATGGATGAACTTGAGGGAAAAATCCGCGCCGAGGTAACAGGAGAAGATCCGATGCTTAACGTCGACGAAAACGAAGACTAG
- a CDS encoding endonuclease/exonuclease/phosphatase family protein, with the protein MNRKLILFLLILLGTVFHLHAQKIRILSFNIHHGNPPTEKESIINLDTIAKIIKNSKADLVGLQEIDVNLGRSYFENQAKKLAELTGMYYIFSKGIDLDNGEYGTAILSKNPIERVERHVLPSPVKSEKRSLSVIEVRINKRKILFANTHLDLKDKNKIEQAKFITERFKKEKLPTILVGDLNSEPNDPAIIELSKIFTKSSIANGFTFPQDKPTTEIDYIMINTTSPAKFSNHRILDEQYASDHRPLYVEINIK; encoded by the coding sequence ATGAATCGTAAACTAATTCTATTCCTTTTAATACTGCTAGGCACAGTATTTCATCTCCATGCACAAAAGATACGCATACTCTCATTTAACATCCACCATGGAAACCCACCCACTGAAAAAGAATCTATTATCAACCTTGATACAATTGCCAAAATTATTAAAAACTCAAAAGCCGACCTCGTAGGGCTTCAGGAAATCGATGTCAATCTCGGTAGATCATACTTTGAGAATCAAGCCAAAAAATTAGCCGAATTAACAGGTATGTACTATATATTTTCGAAAGGGATAGACCTGGATAACGGTGAATATGGCACCGCCATCTTGTCAAAAAATCCAATTGAACGTGTAGAAAGACACGTTCTACCTTCCCCTGTGAAAAGCGAAAAACGTAGTTTATCGGTGATCGAAGTCAGGATAAACAAAAGGAAAATCTTATTTGCAAATACACATCTTGACCTGAAAGACAAAAATAAAATCGAACAGGCAAAATTCATCACCGAGCGTTTCAAAAAGGAAAAGTTACCCACCATCCTAGTCGGTGATTTGAACTCCGAACCGAATGATCCAGCGATTATTGAACTTAGCAAAATATTCACAAAAAGCAGCATTGCTAACGGATTTACGTTTCCTCAAGATAAACCCACTACGGAAATCGACTATATCATGATCAATACAACATCTCCCGCAAAGTTCTCCAACCACCGTATTCTGGACGAACAATATGCAAGTGATCATCGGCCATTATATGTCGAGATAAACATTAAATAA
- a CDS encoding metallophosphoesterase family protein: protein MNFNRRKFLESLALVGITIPTISVAQEKKANEAEGEFNFVVPAYLQNQTETGICVFTILNKKAFAWLEILDNGGNVQRKIYQSEDGMINANTDFFHFTIEDAPRSFRYRIKAKEVQKFDPYKIVYGKEIETPIFEAKLAKNNQEQIRCLVYNDVHEEKSSYRDLIPHQDISPYDFFILNGDSFHYVTNQQDITEKLLKPIEFFATSKPFIMNRGNHETRGSFARNFKRYFGYPYNKFYQAFKRGPIFWIMLDSGEDKPDNHEVYAGTVDYDNYRKEQANWLEKVLLSKEKKAAQHTVVISHIPIFHSDDWHGSLDNRACFHPLFQKYKIDAMISGHTHQYGYYPADKDHNYPIFIGGGPKAGKRTIIDVTGNNKSLAIRMTREDGTELGLFTK from the coding sequence ATGAATTTTAACAGAAGAAAATTCTTAGAGTCTCTGGCTTTAGTTGGGATTACAATACCTACTATAAGCGTCGCGCAAGAAAAAAAAGCAAATGAGGCAGAAGGCGAATTCAATTTTGTCGTACCTGCCTATCTACAAAATCAAACAGAAACAGGCATCTGTGTTTTTACAATTTTGAACAAAAAAGCTTTTGCTTGGCTCGAGATACTCGACAATGGAGGAAATGTTCAAAGAAAGATCTACCAATCCGAAGATGGAATGATCAATGCCAATACTGACTTTTTTCATTTTACAATTGAAGACGCACCGCGTTCATTTCGTTATCGCATCAAAGCGAAGGAAGTGCAAAAATTCGATCCTTATAAAATCGTATACGGTAAAGAAATAGAAACCCCTATTTTCGAGGCCAAATTAGCCAAGAACAATCAAGAACAGATTCGCTGTCTTGTCTATAACGATGTACATGAGGAAAAAAGCAGTTATCGTGACCTTATTCCGCATCAAGATATTTCACCCTACGATTTTTTTATACTGAATGGTGATTCCTTTCATTATGTCACCAATCAGCAAGATATTACAGAGAAGCTATTAAAACCAATTGAGTTTTTTGCGACGAGTAAACCGTTCATTATGAACCGAGGGAACCACGAAACAAGAGGATCTTTCGCTCGCAATTTCAAACGGTATTTTGGTTATCCGTACAATAAATTTTATCAAGCTTTTAAAAGGGGTCCTATTTTCTGGATCATGCTGGACAGTGGCGAAGACAAGCCAGACAATCACGAGGTATATGCCGGAACAGTCGATTACGATAACTACAGAAAAGAACAGGCTAACTGGCTGGAGAAAGTACTGCTGTCCAAAGAAAAAAAGGCAGCCCAACATACGGTTGTGATCAGCCATATTCCAATTTTCCATTCGGATGACTGGCACGGCTCCTTGGATAACAGGGCATGTTTTCATCCCTTGTTTCAGAAATATAAAATTGATGCCATGATCTCTGGCCACACCCATCAATATGGCTACTATCCAGCAGATAAAGACCACAATTACCCTATTTTTATAGGTGGTGGTCCAAAGGCGGGGAAGAGAACAATCATTGATGTAACTGGCAACAACAAATCATTGGCTATACGGATGACCAGAGAAGACGGAACAGAATTGGGATTATTTACAAAATAG
- the pruA gene encoding L-glutamate gamma-semialdehyde dehydrogenase encodes MSKGFFTVPVPTNEPVYTYAVGTKERKLLKAAIDEARSKQIDIPMYIGGKEITTSKKVTIAPPHDHQHILGQYNQGDKSHVTDAINAALAAKEDWENLAWEDRAAIFLKAAELISGKYRYELNAATMLGQSKNPYQAEIDSACEITDFLRFNVQYMTEIYKQQPPISGKGVWNRVEQRPLEGFVFALTPFNFTAIAGNLPSCVAMMGNVVVWKPSNTQIYSANVLMKIFREAGLPDGVINLVYVSGPDAGDVIFQHPDFAGIHFTGSTGVFQDIWKTIGNNIHRYKTYPRIVGETGGKDFIVVHPSADLKVANTALVRGAFEYQGQKCSAASRAYIPKSLWPALKESMTNDVKSFTIGGTEDFTNFINAVIDEKSFDKLVKYIDRAKESNDAEIVVGGTYDKSKGYFIHPTIIEAAKPDYETMVEELFGPVLTIYVYEDAKFEETLDIVDRTSIYALTGSIIAQDRYAINLATDKLRHAAGNFYVNDKCTGAVVGQQPFGGARGSGTNDKAGSMINLLRWVSPRTIKETFNPDTEYRYPFLEKGE; translated from the coding sequence ATGTCTAAAGGATTTTTTACAGTTCCTGTTCCTACCAATGAACCGGTGTATACTTACGCTGTCGGAACAAAAGAACGCAAATTGTTGAAAGCAGCAATTGATGAGGCACGTTCAAAACAGATCGATATCCCAATGTATATTGGCGGTAAAGAAATCACTACTTCTAAAAAAGTAACAATAGCTCCTCCACATGACCATCAACATATTTTAGGTCAATACAATCAAGGTGATAAATCTCACGTAACAGATGCAATAAATGCCGCTTTAGCCGCAAAAGAAGATTGGGAAAATCTTGCATGGGAAGATCGTGCAGCGATATTCTTAAAAGCTGCAGAATTGATTTCAGGAAAATACCGTTATGAGCTGAATGCTGCAACGATGTTGGGCCAATCTAAAAACCCCTATCAGGCAGAAATTGACTCAGCATGTGAGATCACTGACTTTTTGCGCTTTAATGTGCAATACATGACTGAGATCTATAAGCAACAACCTCCTATTTCAGGAAAGGGTGTTTGGAATCGTGTGGAACAACGTCCTTTGGAGGGTTTCGTATTTGCGTTGACGCCATTCAATTTTACAGCTATTGCAGGTAATTTACCTTCATGTGTCGCTATGATGGGAAATGTTGTGGTATGGAAACCATCCAATACACAGATCTATTCTGCGAATGTATTGATGAAAATCTTCCGTGAAGCCGGACTGCCCGATGGAGTTATTAACTTGGTATACGTTTCTGGTCCTGATGCAGGTGATGTGATTTTCCAACATCCTGATTTTGCCGGTATTCACTTCACAGGTTCAACAGGGGTATTCCAGGATATCTGGAAAACGATTGGTAACAATATCCACCGTTATAAAACGTACCCACGTATCGTAGGTGAAACAGGCGGTAAGGATTTCATCGTTGTTCATCCTTCGGCAGATCTGAAAGTTGCTAATACGGCATTGGTACGTGGTGCCTTTGAATACCAAGGTCAAAAATGTTCTGCAGCGTCACGCGCCTATATTCCTAAATCATTGTGGCCAGCATTGAAAGAATCTATGACGAACGATGTAAAGTCATTTACGATCGGTGGAACAGAGGATTTTACAAACTTTATCAATGCTGTTATAGATGAGAAATCATTTGATAAATTGGTAAAATACATCGATAGAGCTAAAGAATCTAATGATGCAGAAATTGTAGTCGGTGGTACTTACGATAAATCTAAAGGCTATTTCATTCATCCAACAATCATTGAAGCTGCAAAGCCTGATTACGAAACAATGGTTGAAGAATTGTTTGGACCAGTATTGACCATCTATGTTTATGAGGATGCTAAGTTTGAAGAAACATTAGATATCGTTGACAGGACTTCAATTTATGCGCTGACAGGTTCAATTATTGCTCAAGACCGTTATGCTATTAATTTAGCGACAGATAAATTGAGACATGCCGCTGGTAACTTTTACGTCAATGATAAGTGTACAGGTGCTGTCGTAGGTCAGCAACCATTTGGTGGTGCTAGAGGCTCGGGTACAAATGACAAAGCGGGATCAATGATCAATTTGCTTCGTTGGGTGTCTCCTCGTACAATCAAAGAAACATTTAATCCAGATACAGAGTATAGATACCCTTTCTTGGAAAAGGGAGAATAA
- the msrA gene encoding peptide-methionine (S)-S-oxide reductase MsrA, protein MKNFLIIFVALVTFTSCQGQKPQTKQEDFSKLPLKNAAKLDTATFAAGCFWCTEAQFKELKGVVNVVSGYTGGWTKNPTYAQVCSGSTGHAEATHIIFDPNLISYDKLLEAFFVAHDPTELNRQGNDVGTQYRSAIFVHTKEQLDKTRYYLSALEKEKVFNKPIVTEVVPATIFYPAEDYHQDYYRLNGKEPYCQLVIKPKLEKFKRIFSKVVKEGQ, encoded by the coding sequence ATGAAAAATTTTCTTATAATTTTTGTGGCACTTGTTACCTTTACATCCTGTCAGGGGCAGAAACCGCAGACCAAGCAAGAGGACTTCTCTAAATTGCCATTAAAAAATGCGGCTAAGCTGGATACAGCGACATTTGCCGCGGGCTGTTTTTGGTGTACCGAAGCACAATTTAAAGAACTGAAAGGTGTTGTAAATGTTGTGTCAGGATATACCGGAGGATGGACCAAGAATCCGACATATGCCCAAGTTTGTAGCGGGAGCACCGGGCATGCCGAAGCAACTCATATTATTTTTGATCCCAATCTGATCAGTTACGATAAGCTATTAGAGGCGTTTTTTGTAGCACACGATCCTACTGAACTTAATCGACAAGGAAACGACGTTGGTACGCAATATCGGTCAGCTATATTTGTGCATACTAAAGAACAGCTTGACAAGACCCGGTATTATCTTTCGGCTTTGGAAAAAGAAAAGGTTTTTAATAAACCTATTGTAACCGAAGTAGTTCCGGCAACGATATTTTATCCGGCAGAAGACTATCATCAAGATTATTACCGCTTAAATGGAAAGGAACCTTACTGTCAATTGGTCATTAAACCGAAATTGGAAAAATTTAAACGTATCTTTTCCAAGGTGGTAAAAGAGGGACAGTAA
- a CDS encoding superoxide dismutase, whose protein sequence is MAFELEALPYAADALEPHIDKTTMEIHHDRHHQAYVDNLNKAIAGTDAENLSLLDIIKNVSKYSAAVRNNGGGHYNHSLFWKVLGPNAGGAPTGELAEAIDATFGSFDELKKQLQAAGATRFGSGWAWLIVDADGKLAVTSTPNQDNPLMDVAEVKGTPILGIDVWEHAYYLKFQNKRPAYLEEIFNVINWDAVAQNYAGSK, encoded by the coding sequence ATGGCATTTGAATTAGAAGCGTTACCATACGCAGCCGACGCATTGGAACCACATATTGATAAGACTACAATGGAAATCCACCATGACAGACACCATCAGGCCTATGTGGATAATTTAAATAAAGCAATCGCAGGCACAGACGCAGAGAATCTATCGTTATTGGATATCATCAAAAATGTAAGTAAATATTCTGCAGCTGTACGTAACAACGGCGGTGGCCATTATAACCACTCTTTGTTTTGGAAAGTTCTGGGTCCAAACGCTGGCGGAGCTCCAACGGGTGAATTAGCTGAAGCAATCGATGCTACTTTTGGTTCATTTGATGAGTTGAAAAAACAACTTCAAGCTGCTGGTGCCACTCGCTTTGGATCTGGTTGGGCTTGGTTAATCGTTGATGCTGATGGAAAATTAGCGGTAACTTCTACACCAAATCAAGATAATCCATTGATGGATGTTGCTGAAGTGAAAGGTACACCAATTCTAGGTATTGACGTTTGGGAGCACGCTTATTATTTGAAATTTCAAAACAAGCGTCCAGCGTATCTGGAAGAAATTTTTAATGTGATCAATTGGGATGCCGTAGCGCAGAACTATGCCGGATCAAAATAA
- a CDS encoding nucleoside deaminase: MTFLDFEGTQLIDSDESFMRMALNEAKMAYEEGEVPIGAVIVHRGRVIGRGHNLTQRLNDVTAHAEMQAFTAAANYLGGKYLDECTLYVTIEPCIMCAGAAYWTHIGKIVYGAKDEKRGYSHFHDKILHPKTVISHGVLQAECADLVKSFFRQKR, from the coding sequence ATGACATTTCTAGATTTTGAAGGAACACAACTGATCGATAGTGATGAATCTTTTATGCGTATGGCATTGAACGAAGCAAAGATGGCATATGAAGAGGGAGAAGTGCCTATTGGAGCAGTTATTGTTCATCGCGGGCGTGTAATAGGGAGGGGGCATAATTTGACACAACGATTGAATGATGTGACAGCTCACGCAGAGATGCAGGCATTTACAGCAGCTGCAAATTATCTTGGTGGTAAATACCTGGATGAATGTACTTTATATGTCACCATAGAGCCTTGTATTATGTGTGCTGGAGCAGCTTATTGGACACATATCGGGAAAATAGTGTATGGAGCAAAAGACGAAAAGCGCGGTTATTCACATTTTCATGATAAAATATTGCATCCCAAAACGGTAATTTCACACGGTGTTTTGCAAGCAGAATGCGCTGATTTAGTAAAATCATTTTTTCGTCAAAAACGGTAG